Proteins encoded within one genomic window of Brenneria nigrifluens DSM 30175 = ATCC 13028:
- the secE gene encoding preprotein translocase subunit SecE, giving the protein MSANTEAQGSGRGLEAIKWLVVAVLLVVAIVGNYYYREFSLPLRALAVVVLIAAAGGVALLTAKGKATVTFAREARTEVRKVIWPTRQETLHTTLIVAAVTAVMSLILWGLDGILVRLVSFITGLRF; this is encoded by the coding sequence ATGAGTGCGAATACCGAAGCTCAGGGGAGCGGGCGTGGCCTGGAAGCGATTAAGTGGCTGGTCGTAGCCGTATTGCTGGTAGTTGCGATTGTCGGCAACTATTACTACCGCGAGTTTAGCCTGCCGCTGCGCGCATTGGCGGTTGTTGTCCTGATTGCCGCCGCTGGTGGCGTGGCATTGCTGACCGCCAAAGGCAAAGCGACAGTGACGTTTGCTCGTGAAGCCCGTACCGAAGTACGCAAAGTCATTTGGCCGACTCGTCAGGAAACGTTACACACCACGTTAATCGTTGCCGCGGTTACTGCCGTGATGTCACTGATTTTGTGGGGGCTGGATGGTATTCTGGTCCGATTGGTATCGTTTATCACTGGCCTGAGGTTCTAA
- the tuf gene encoding elongation factor Tu produces MSKEKFERTKPHVNVGTIGHVDHGKTTLTAAITSVLAKTYGGSARAFDQIDNAPEEKARGITINTSHVEYDTPTRHYAHVDCPGHADYVKNMITGAAQMDGAILVVAATDGPMPQTREHILLGRQVGVPYIIVFLNKCDMVDDEELLELVEMEVRELLSQYDFPGDDTPIVRGSALKALEGEAEWEAKIIELAGHLDTYIPEPERAIDKPFLLPIEDVFSISGRGTVVTGRVERGIVKVGEEVEIVGIKDTAKSTCTGVEMFRKLLDEGRAGENVGVLLRGIKREEIERGQVLAKPGSIKPHTQFESEVYILSKDEGGRHTPFFKGYRPQFYFRTTDVTGTIELPEGVEMVMPGDNVKMVVTLIHPIAMDDGLRFAIREGGRTVGAGVVAKVIA; encoded by the coding sequence ATGTCTAAAGAAAAATTTGAACGTACAAAACCGCACGTTAACGTCGGTACTATCGGCCACGTTGACCATGGTAAAACAACGCTGACTGCGGCTATCACCTCCGTGCTGGCTAAAACCTACGGCGGTTCCGCCCGCGCATTCGACCAGATCGATAACGCGCCGGAAGAAAAAGCCCGTGGTATCACCATCAACACCTCTCACGTTGAATACGATACCCCGACTCGCCACTACGCGCACGTTGACTGCCCGGGACACGCCGACTATGTGAAAAACATGATCACCGGCGCCGCGCAGATGGACGGCGCGATCCTGGTTGTTGCCGCCACTGACGGCCCGATGCCGCAGACCCGTGAGCACATCCTGCTGGGTCGCCAGGTAGGCGTTCCTTACATCATCGTGTTCCTGAACAAATGCGACATGGTTGATGATGAAGAGCTGCTGGAACTGGTTGAGATGGAAGTGCGCGAACTGCTGTCTCAGTACGACTTCCCGGGCGACGATACTCCAATCGTGCGTGGTTCCGCGCTGAAAGCGCTGGAAGGCGAAGCCGAGTGGGAAGCGAAAATCATCGAACTGGCCGGTCACCTGGATACCTACATCCCGGAACCTGAGCGTGCCATCGACAAGCCGTTCCTGCTGCCTATCGAAGACGTCTTCTCCATCTCCGGTCGCGGTACCGTTGTGACCGGTCGCGTAGAGCGCGGCATCGTCAAAGTCGGTGAAGAAGTTGAAATCGTCGGCATCAAAGATACCGCGAAATCCACCTGTACCGGCGTTGAAATGTTCCGCAAACTGCTGGACGAAGGCCGTGCGGGCGAGAACGTGGGCGTTCTGCTGCGCGGTATCAAGCGTGAAGAGATCGAACGCGGTCAGGTACTGGCTAAACCGGGCTCTATCAAACCTCACACTCAGTTCGAGTCTGAAGTTTATATCCTGTCCAAAGACGAAGGCGGCCGTCATACTCCGTTCTTCAAAGGCTACCGTCCGCAGTTCTACTTCCGTACCACTGACGTAACGGGCACCATCGAACTGCCGGAAGGCGTGGAAATGGTTATGCCGGGCGACAACGTCAAAATGGTCGTTACCCTGATCCACCCCATCGCGATGGACGACGGTCTGCGTTTCGCCATCCGTGAAGGCGGTCGTACCGTAGGCGCGGGCGTTGTTGCTAAAGTTATCGCTTAA
- a CDS encoding GNAT family N-acetyltransferase, with the protein MKIVSLNVATLPVYRGELANLLIDAVAKGASVGFQTPLSHEAAESYFHGLRPSIAKGERMLWIARDAEGVVGSVQLELCQKSNGQNRAEIQKLLVHSRTRRMGIGRRLMQNLEKAALQQQRGLLYLDTQAGSPAEIFYRSLGYRYLGELPDYASTPDGYYHPTAIYYKRLFAVNHVERALAS; encoded by the coding sequence ATGAAAATCGTATCCCTCAATGTCGCCACTCTGCCAGTCTATCGCGGCGAGCTTGCCAATCTATTGATAGATGCGGTCGCCAAAGGAGCCTCTGTTGGATTTCAGACCCCGTTATCCCATGAGGCAGCGGAGAGTTATTTTCACGGCTTACGCCCGTCGATCGCCAAAGGTGAGCGCATGCTGTGGATCGCCCGCGACGCGGAGGGAGTGGTCGGAAGTGTGCAGTTAGAACTCTGTCAAAAATCCAACGGACAGAATCGAGCCGAGATCCAAAAATTGCTGGTACACAGCCGGACAAGGAGAATGGGCATCGGCAGGCGATTGATGCAAAACCTGGAAAAGGCCGCCCTCCAGCAGCAACGCGGGTTACTTTATCTGGATACGCAGGCGGGCTCTCCTGCGGAGATCTTCTATCGCTCGCTGGGATACCGCTACTTAGGCGAACTTCCCGACTATGCCAGCACGCCCGATGGCTATTACCACCCCACCGCGATTTATTATAAGCGCCTCTTCGCGGTGAATCACGTAGAGCGGGCGCTTGCCAGCTAA
- the coaA gene encoding type I pantothenate kinase → MRNREQSLATPYLQFDRRQWAALRDSVPLTLTEEEIVKLKGINEDLSLDEVAEIYLPLSRLLNFYINSNLRRQAVLEQFLGTDGQKIPYIISIAGSVAVGKSTTARVLQALLSRWPEHRSVELITTDGFLHPNKVLKDRNLMKKKGFPQSYDMHSLVNFVSAIKSGADRVTAPIYSHLIYDIVPNHHKVLQQPDILILEGLNVLQSGMDYPHDPHRVFVSDFVDFSIYVDAPEELLKSWYINRFLKFRQGAFSNPSSYFHNYARLPEQEAIDIASQLWREINGLNLKQNILPTRERASLIMTKSANHAVEYVRLRK, encoded by the coding sequence ATGAGAAATAGAGAGCAATCTTTGGCTACGCCATATCTGCAATTTGATCGCCGCCAATGGGCCGCCTTGCGCGATTCTGTCCCACTAACGCTGACGGAAGAAGAGATAGTCAAGCTGAAAGGGATTAATGAAGATCTATCCTTGGATGAAGTCGCTGAAATTTATTTGCCCTTGTCCCGCCTGCTTAACTTCTATATCAACTCAAACCTGCGCCGACAGGCGGTCTTAGAGCAGTTTCTGGGAACTGATGGCCAGAAGATCCCTTATATCATCAGTATTGCAGGCAGCGTAGCCGTCGGCAAAAGCACCACGGCGCGCGTATTGCAGGCGTTACTCAGCCGTTGGCCTGAACATCGCAGCGTGGAGCTCATCACCACCGACGGCTTTCTTCATCCGAATAAAGTTTTAAAAGATCGCAATCTGATGAAGAAAAAGGGCTTTCCCCAGTCTTATGATATGCATAGTTTGGTGAACTTTGTTTCCGCTATTAAGTCAGGCGCAGACAGGGTCACAGCACCGATTTATTCACATCTAATCTATGATATTGTGCCAAATCACCATAAGGTACTACAGCAGCCTGATATTTTGATATTGGAAGGGTTAAACGTATTACAGAGCGGCATGGATTATCCCCATGACCCGCACAGAGTTTTTGTCTCTGACTTCGTTGATTTTTCAATTTATGTCGATGCGCCGGAAGAGCTATTAAAAAGCTGGTATATCAACCGTTTCCTGAAATTCCGCCAGGGCGCCTTTTCCAATCCAAGCTCCTATTTTCACAATTACGCCAGGCTGCCGGAGCAAGAAGCCATCGATATCGCCTCACAGCTTTGGCGAGAGATAAACGGGCTTAATTTAAAGCAAAATATTCTGCCAACGCGTGAAAGAGCCAGTCTTATTATGACAAAAAGCGCCAATCATGCCGTGGAATACGTCCGTTTGAGGAAGTAA
- the birA gene encoding bifunctional biotin--[acetyl-CoA-carboxylase] ligase/biotin operon repressor BirA: MKDIKVPLRLIKVLSDGGFYSGEVLGGMMGMSRAAINKHIQTIREWGIDVFTVTGKGYCLPAPMQLLDEKQILGALPDGGVTVLPVVDSTNQYLLDRLNSLSCGDACIAEYQQSGRGRRGRQWFSPFGANLYLSLYWRLEQGPAAAVGVSLVIGIVMAEVLHKLGADGVRVKWPNDLYLNDRKLAGILVELTGKTGDAAHLVIGVGINLRMREPADRVIDQGWINLQEAGIDVDRNTLSATLISELRRALATFEQQGLAPFISRWEQLDNYFNRPVKLLIGNREIHGIERGIDNQGALLLESDGELTQYIGGEISLRGL, encoded by the coding sequence ATGAAGGATATTAAAGTTCCTCTCAGATTAATCAAGGTTCTGTCTGACGGCGGGTTTTACTCAGGGGAAGTACTGGGTGGAATGATGGGGATGAGCCGGGCGGCGATTAATAAACATATTCAGACTATCCGGGAGTGGGGGATAGATGTTTTTACCGTTACCGGGAAAGGATATTGCCTACCCGCACCGATGCAACTGCTGGATGAGAAACAGATCCTCGGCGCCTTGCCGGACGGTGGCGTCACGGTTTTGCCTGTGGTTGACTCAACCAATCAATATCTTCTGGACAGGTTGAATTCGTTATCCTGCGGGGATGCCTGTATTGCGGAGTACCAGCAGTCTGGGCGCGGTCGCCGGGGGCGTCAGTGGTTTTCTCCCTTTGGCGCCAATCTTTATTTATCACTGTATTGGCGTTTGGAACAAGGCCCGGCGGCGGCGGTCGGCGTCAGTCTGGTCATTGGGATCGTGATGGCCGAGGTGCTGCATAAGCTCGGCGCTGACGGGGTTCGTGTCAAATGGCCGAACGATCTCTATCTCAACGATCGCAAGCTGGCCGGTATTCTGGTTGAGTTAACGGGAAAAACCGGTGACGCGGCGCATTTGGTCATTGGTGTCGGTATCAATTTACGGATGCGTGAGCCTGCAGATAGAGTGATCGATCAGGGTTGGATCAACCTTCAGGAAGCGGGGATCGACGTCGATCGTAATACGCTGAGCGCGACGCTGATTTCAGAGCTTAGACGCGCGTTAGCCACCTTCGAGCAACAGGGGCTGGCGCCGTTTATTTCCCGATGGGAGCAGTTGGATAATTATTTTAACCGTCCGGTCAAATTGCTTATTGGTAATAGAGAAATACATGGGATTGAGCGAGGCATTGATAATCAGGGAGCGTTGTTACTGGAGAGTGATGGTGAATTGACACAGTATATTGGCGGAGAAATTTCGTTAAGAGGATTATAA
- the murB gene encoding UDP-N-acetylmuramate dehydrogenase has protein sequence MTNSVISLKPYHTFALPVFASQVTVADTQAQLIAGWRTARLSQRPVLLLGEGSNILFLEDFAGTVLLNRVKGIDVKENADGWHLHIGAGENWHRLVQYSLELGMAGLENLALIPGCVGSAPIQNIGAYGVELKSVCEYVDLLDLNLGTVKRLTASECQFGYRESIFKHQYRDGFVITAVGLFLHKNWNPVLGYGDLNKLDAATATPRQIFDMVCHMRRSKLPDPAVTGNAGSFFKNPVITAEHAADILQKYPSAPHYLQPDGQIKLAAGWLIDQCRLKGFQVGGAAVHDQQALVLINKGNATSQDIVNLARHVRGQVAERFGIWLEPEVRFIAATGEVDAVGVLS, from the coding sequence ATGACGAATAGTGTCATATCGCTAAAACCATATCATACCTTCGCATTACCTGTTTTCGCGTCGCAAGTCACCGTTGCCGATACGCAAGCGCAACTCATTGCTGGATGGCGTACAGCCCGTTTATCGCAACGCCCTGTTTTGCTGTTGGGGGAAGGAAGTAATATTCTTTTCCTGGAAGACTTTGCCGGAACGGTCCTGCTTAATCGTGTTAAAGGTATTGATGTTAAGGAAAATGCTGATGGATGGCATCTTCATATCGGCGCCGGTGAAAATTGGCACCGTCTGGTGCAGTACTCGCTCGAATTGGGGATGGCGGGTTTAGAGAATCTTGCGTTGATCCCAGGATGCGTTGGCTCCGCACCAATACAGAATATTGGTGCCTATGGCGTAGAGCTGAAGAGCGTATGTGAGTATGTCGATTTGTTAGATCTGAACCTTGGCACAGTAAAACGTCTTACTGCTTCCGAGTGCCAATTTGGTTACCGGGAAAGTATATTCAAACATCAATACAGGGATGGATTTGTCATCACCGCCGTTGGCTTGTTTTTGCATAAAAACTGGAATCCGGTATTAGGCTACGGTGATTTGAATAAGCTGGATGCGGCTACGGCCACACCTCGGCAAATATTCGATATGGTTTGCCATATGCGGCGTAGTAAATTGCCGGATCCAGCGGTTACCGGGAATGCGGGCAGTTTCTTTAAAAACCCGGTTATTACGGCGGAGCATGCTGCTGATATTTTGCAAAAATACCCAAGCGCTCCCCATTATTTACAACCAGATGGTCAGATAAAGCTGGCGGCCGGGTGGTTGATAGATCAGTGCCGCTTAAAAGGTTTTCAGGTGGGCGGCGCAGCGGTACACGACCAACAGGCACTAGTGCTGATTAATAAAGGCAACGCGACCAGCCAGGATATCGTCAATCTGGCACGCCATGTCCGCGGCCAGGTGGCTGAACGATTTGGTATCTGGCTGGAGCCAGAAGTTCGTTTTATTGCCGCCACTGGAGAGGTGGATGCTGTCGGGGTGTTATCATGA
- the murI gene encoding glutamate racemase, whose translation MATVRQGENTISPEVISSDLPSRPTVLVFDSGVGGLSIYDEIRQLLPDLHYIYAFDNEAFPYGEKPQQFIIERVVKIVSAIQQHHQLSLVVIACNTASTISLPALRERFTFPVVGVVPAIKPAAKLTRNGVVGLLATRATVQRSYTHELIARFANDCRILSLGSAELVELAEAKLQGETIATEDLQKILRPWLRLAEPPDTVVLGCTHFPLLAQELRLALPDGTRLVDSGSAIARRTAWLVANFEPAHLSTEKNLVYCLAITPKVATLWPVLQRYGFYSLEKLPL comes from the coding sequence ATGGCTACCGTACGGCAGGGCGAGAATACTATCTCACCGGAAGTTATATCTTCTGACCTGCCATCCCGTCCCACGGTTCTGGTGTTTGACTCCGGCGTGGGCGGGCTGTCTATTTATGATGAGATCCGGCAGTTATTGCCGGATCTCCACTATATCTACGCATTTGATAACGAGGCTTTTCCCTACGGCGAAAAACCGCAGCAGTTTATTATCGAGCGCGTCGTCAAGATTGTTAGCGCCATTCAGCAGCACCACCAGCTGTCGCTGGTGGTGATTGCCTGCAACACCGCAAGCACCATTTCTCTTCCTGCCTTGCGTGAACGTTTCACTTTTCCGGTGGTAGGGGTGGTGCCGGCAATTAAGCCCGCGGCGAAGCTAACGCGTAACGGCGTTGTCGGCCTGCTGGCAACCCGCGCCACCGTGCAGCGCTCCTATACCCATGAACTGATTGCCCGCTTTGCAAATGATTGCCGGATATTATCACTCGGCTCTGCTGAACTGGTTGAACTGGCCGAGGCAAAGTTGCAGGGGGAAACCATCGCGACCGAAGATCTGCAAAAAATCTTGCGGCCATGGCTGCGGCTGGCGGAACCGCCAGACACGGTGGTGCTGGGGTGTACGCATTTTCCTTTATTAGCGCAGGAACTGCGCCTGGCGCTGCCGGATGGCACCCGGCTGGTGGATTCGGGTTCGGCCATTGCCAGAAGAACGGCATGGCTGGTCGCCAATTTTGAACCGGCGCACCTTTCAACGGAAAAGAATCTGGTTTATTGCCTGGCGATTACGCCGAAAGTTGCCACGCTCTGGCCGGTATTACAGCGTTATGGGTTCTATTCGCTGGAAAAACTACCGCTTTAA
- the btuB gene encoding TonB-dependent vitamin B12 receptor BtuB: MFNKTMLLTALSVTAFSAWAQDNNSQQENADELIVTANRFSQPVSSVLAPIDIVTRDDIERWQAKSLTDVMRRLPGVDIAQNGGRGQSSSMFIRGTNSSHVLVLIDGIRMASPGVTGSVDFNQIPLSLIQRIEYIRGPRSAVYGSDAIGGVINIITEHGQDGGRLNAGYGSHAYQNYDGAVRGHVGDDTIVSVAGSYEATRGFNVYPSSPSIIDRDNDGYRSKSFWGMLEQRFSENASGFFRAYGYDNNTDYDLASAYPGNDKRYLNTRNYDAGLKFNEGIYSGQLIASYQTYDDLNFNDLIGKYNGTITQIEQRSLQWGNVFNLGNGSLSVGADWRNERAQPGGTSAYTRAQSRDNTGVYLTTQQQFGSVTLEGSVRGDDNQQYGRHGTWQTGAAWEFVEGYRVIGSYGTAFKAPTFDKIYDTAYSQGNANLSPEESKQWGIGLEGLSGPVNWRVFGYRNEVDNLINYRSISATTGTYDNIGKAVMTGAEFTATYDTEWLSHNVTLEYLDAKDKTTNKALARRAHKKAKYELSTTWDKVNWSLTWIYQGSRPDTNYDVFPAQPVTLGGYSTWDLAASYPVTSQLTVRGRIANLFDKDYETAYGYRTAGREYYLTGSYIF; the protein is encoded by the coding sequence ATGTTTAATAAAACCATGCTGCTGACAGCGCTCTCTGTCACAGCTTTTTCCGCCTGGGCGCAAGACAATAATTCACAGCAAGAGAATGCCGATGAACTGATCGTTACGGCGAACCGGTTCTCTCAGCCCGTTTCCTCCGTTCTCGCTCCAATCGATATCGTTACCCGTGACGATATCGAGCGTTGGCAGGCGAAAAGCCTGACTGATGTAATGCGTCGTCTGCCCGGGGTGGATATTGCGCAGAATGGGGGGCGCGGGCAGTCAAGTTCAATGTTTATCCGCGGGACCAATTCAAGCCATGTACTTGTCTTGATTGACGGTATTCGTATGGCTTCTCCGGGTGTTACCGGTAGTGTGGATTTCAATCAGATTCCGCTGTCATTGATCCAGCGTATCGAGTACATCCGCGGACCTCGCTCAGCCGTTTATGGCTCTGACGCCATCGGGGGAGTCATCAACATTATTACCGAACACGGCCAGGACGGCGGAAGGTTAAACGCCGGCTATGGTTCACATGCTTACCAAAACTATGACGGCGCCGTGCGCGGGCATGTGGGCGACGATACTATCGTCAGCGTGGCGGGAAGTTATGAAGCAACCCGTGGATTCAATGTGTATCCTTCCTCGCCGTCGATAATTGATAGGGATAACGATGGCTATCGCAGCAAATCCTTCTGGGGCATGCTTGAGCAGCGTTTTTCCGAGAACGCCTCCGGCTTTTTCCGTGCTTATGGCTATGATAACAATACGGATTATGACCTCGCCTCCGCCTATCCGGGTAATGATAAGCGTTATTTGAATACGCGAAATTATGATGCCGGATTGAAATTTAACGAGGGAATATATTCCGGTCAGTTAATCGCCAGTTACCAAACGTATGACGACCTGAATTTCAACGATTTAATCGGGAAATATAACGGCACGATTACGCAGATTGAACAACGTAGCCTGCAGTGGGGCAATGTGTTCAATCTCGGAAACGGCAGCTTGAGCGTCGGGGCTGACTGGCGTAATGAACGGGCTCAACCGGGTGGCACATCCGCATATACGCGAGCCCAGAGTCGCGATAACACCGGTGTATATCTTACTACTCAGCAACAGTTTGGTTCCGTAACGCTGGAAGGTTCGGTTCGGGGCGATGACAATCAACAGTATGGCCGACACGGTACCTGGCAGACAGGTGCGGCATGGGAGTTTGTTGAAGGCTATCGGGTTATCGGTTCTTATGGTACAGCGTTTAAAGCACCAACGTTTGACAAGATATATGACACGGCGTACTCGCAAGGAAACGCCAATTTATCGCCTGAAGAAAGCAAACAGTGGGGAATTGGGCTGGAGGGGCTGAGCGGTCCTGTGAACTGGCGCGTTTTCGGATATCGTAATGAAGTTGATAATCTCATCAACTATCGCTCCATCAGCGCGACAACGGGCACATACGACAATATTGGCAAAGCGGTGATGACGGGAGCGGAATTTACCGCGACCTACGATACAGAGTGGTTGTCGCATAATGTCACTCTGGAATATCTGGACGCCAAGGATAAAACCACCAACAAAGCGTTGGCCCGACGCGCTCACAAGAAGGCAAAATACGAGCTTTCCACTACGTGGGACAAGGTAAATTGGTCTCTGACATGGATATATCAGGGTTCGCGTCCCGATACCAATTATGATGTTTTTCCCGCTCAACCCGTAACGCTGGGAGGGTATAGTACGTGGGATCTCGCCGCCTCATATCCCGTCACCTCTCAGCTAACGGTTCGTGGTAGAATCGCCAACCTGTTTGATAAAGATTATGAGACGGCATATGGCTACCGTACGGCAGGGCGAGAATACTATCTCACCGGAAGTTATATCTTCTGA
- the trmA gene encoding tRNA (uridine(54)-C5)-methyltransferase TrmA → MTPECLPIDRYDDQLAQKTERLRGMMAPFGAPEPVVFRSPVQHYRMRAEFRIWHDGDDIYHIMFDQQTKQRIRVDSFPAASELINRLMPALIEALRPNPVLRRKLFQIDYLSTLSGEAVVSLLYHRPLDEEWRRHAVALRDALRAQGFALQLIGRATKTKICLERDYVDECLPVAGREMIYRQVENSFTQPNAAVNIHMLEWALDATQDSTGDLLELYCGNGNFSLALARNFDRVLATEIAKPSVAAAQYNIAANHIDNVQIIRMAAEEFTQAINGVRQFKRLQGIDLTGYRCETIFVDPPRGGLDVETVTLAQAYPRILYISCNPETLCDNLQTLTETHQISRLALFDQFPYTHHMECGVLLERHR, encoded by the coding sequence ATGACGCCAGAATGCCTGCCCATTGATCGATACGACGACCAGCTTGCTCAGAAAACTGAACGTCTGCGCGGGATGATGGCGCCGTTCGGGGCGCCTGAGCCAGTGGTTTTCCGCTCGCCCGTTCAGCATTACCGCATGCGCGCCGAGTTTCGTATCTGGCACGACGGTGACGATATCTATCACATCATGTTTGATCAGCAGACCAAACAGCGTATTCGCGTCGATAGCTTTCCCGCGGCCAGTGAACTGATAAACCGGCTGATGCCGGCATTGATCGAGGCGCTGCGCCCCAATCCTGTCCTGCGGCGCAAGCTGTTCCAGATTGACTACCTGTCGACGCTGAGCGGCGAGGCGGTGGTTTCCCTGCTCTATCACCGTCCACTGGATGAAGAGTGGCGGCGGCATGCCGTCGCCCTGCGCGATGCGTTGCGCGCGCAGGGGTTTGCGCTGCAGCTGATTGGCCGGGCGACCAAAACCAAGATTTGCCTGGAGCGGGATTACGTTGACGAATGCCTGCCCGTCGCCGGGCGCGAGATGATTTACCGTCAGGTTGAAAACAGCTTCACCCAGCCCAACGCGGCGGTGAATATCCATATGCTGGAGTGGGCGCTGGACGCAACGCAAGATTCAACAGGGGATTTGCTGGAACTGTACTGCGGCAACGGCAACTTCTCACTGGCGCTGGCGCGCAATTTCGATCGCGTGCTGGCGACGGAAATCGCCAAGCCCTCGGTGGCGGCCGCGCAATACAACATTGCGGCCAATCATATTGATAACGTACAGATTATTCGTATGGCGGCGGAAGAATTTACCCAGGCCATCAACGGCGTGCGTCAATTCAAGCGCTTACAGGGCATCGACCTGACGGGCTATCGCTGCGAAACCATTTTCGTCGATCCCCCGCGCGGCGGGCTGGACGTGGAAACGGTCACGCTGGCGCAGGCTTATCCGCGCATTCTCTATATTTCCTGCAACCCGGAAACGCTGTGTGATAATCTGCAAACGCTGACGGAAACGCATCAAATCAGCCGGCTGGCGCTGTTTGACCAGTTTCCCTACACCCATCACATGGAGTGCGGGGTGCTGCTGGAGCGGCATCGGTAG
- a CDS encoding YijD family membrane protein, which yields MTEQSYHREKGTLLLALAAGLSVNGSFAALFSATVPFSIFPLLALILSVYCLHQRYMNHSMSEGTPLLAAACFLLGLLLYSAIVRVEYPAIGSNFVPSILCVALVFWIGLKLKARKSVKESDTPEA from the coding sequence ATGACAGAACAATCCTATCATCGGGAAAAAGGTACGCTGCTCCTGGCGCTGGCCGCGGGCCTGTCGGTTAATGGCTCATTCGCCGCGTTGTTTAGCGCCACCGTTCCCTTTTCGATATTCCCACTGCTTGCGCTGATTTTATCCGTCTATTGCCTGCACCAGCGCTATATGAACCACAGCATGTCCGAGGGCACGCCTCTGCTGGCGGCGGCCTGTTTTCTGCTGGGGTTGCTGCTTTACAGCGCCATTGTCCGCGTCGAGTACCCCGCCATCGGCTCAAACTTCGTGCCCTCGATTCTCTGCGTGGCATTGGTATTCTGGATCGGCTTGAAGCTGAAGGCCCGAAAATCCGTCAAAGAGAGCGATACTCCCGAAGCATAA
- the fabR gene encoding HTH-type transcriptional repressor FabR has product MMGVRAQQKERTRRSLIEAAFSQLSAERSFASLSLREVAREAGIAPTSFYRHFRDVDELGLTMVDESGLMLRQLMRQARQRIAKSGSVIKTSVSTFMEFIGNNPNAFRLLLRERSGTSAAFRAAVAREIQHFIAELADYLEVENHIPRSFAEAQSEAMVTIVFSAGAEALDVGPERRRQLEERLVLQLRMISKGAYYWYRKEQDNRSGAG; this is encoded by the coding sequence ATAATGGGTGTCAGAGCACAACAAAAAGAACGGACGCGTCGTTCCCTTATCGAGGCGGCGTTCAGCCAGTTAAGCGCTGAGCGCAGTTTTGCCAGCCTGAGTTTACGTGAAGTCGCCCGGGAAGCCGGTATCGCGCCGACCTCTTTTTACCGCCACTTCCGTGACGTGGATGAACTGGGGCTGACGATGGTGGATGAAAGCGGGCTAATGCTGCGCCAACTGATGCGTCAGGCGCGGCAGCGCATTGCCAAAAGCGGCAGCGTAATAAAAACCTCTGTCTCGACCTTTATGGAATTTATTGGCAATAACCCGAATGCTTTCAGATTGTTACTGCGTGAGCGCTCAGGCACTTCCGCTGCTTTCCGTGCCGCGGTCGCGCGTGAGATTCAGCATTTTATCGCCGAACTGGCGGATTATCTGGAAGTTGAAAATCATATCCCGCGCAGTTTTGCGGAAGCGCAGTCGGAAGCGATGGTGACCATCGTTTTCAGCGCCGGGGCGGAAGCGCTGGATGTCGGTCCGGAACGGCGAAGACAGCTGGAAGAGCGATTGGTATTGCAACTGCGCATGATTTCCAAAGGCGCCTATTACTGGTACCGCAAAGAGCAGGACAATCGTTCGGGCGCAGGGTGA